The Siniperca chuatsi isolate FFG_IHB_CAS linkage group LG9, ASM2008510v1, whole genome shotgun sequence genome includes a region encoding these proteins:
- the herpud2 gene encoding homocysteine-responsive endoplasmic reticulum-resident ubiquitin-like domain member 2 protein isoform X3 — MDSGALDSPVTLVIKAPNQKYEDQTINCFLNWTVERLKSHISKVYPSKPLSKDQRLVYSGRLLQDHLQLRDVLRKQDEYHMMHLVCTSHSPPASPMPRSPFMASSSASDSSSSDSAGSASPASTPNQDSQPASSSSSSSLPGSYDGLRYRGGFPNNPQSPSGVPQWPDGAQVPLQGGLPANMPPHPMYMPMQMLWWQQIQAAVAASQPPSASPPSSPSSSPHQPAQPNEAVQPPLGPNPDPNPLPENQPANPNIQMNAQGGAVLNDDELNRDWLDWLYTVSRAGVLLSIVYFYSSFSRFVMVIGAMLLVYLHQAGWFPFRAEQQNLRGGDRARAPQEEAERHQDIQEMERLMDEGVEDDDSGEEGGGGPPEDQAQAAAALPEPSFLTTMWSFISTFFTSLIPEGRPHPAN, encoded by the exons ATGGACTCTGGGGCACTTGATAGTCCTGTAACCCTGGTCATTAAGGCACCCAACCAGAAGTATGAAGACCAGACCATTAACTGCTTCCTCAACTGGACCGTGGAGAGACTGAAGAGTCACATCTCCAAAGTGTACCCCAGCAAGCCG CTGTCCAAAGACCAGAGGCTGGTGTACTCAGGAAGGCTCCTTCAAGACCACCTACAGCTCAGAGATGTGCTTAGAAAG CAGGATGAATACCACATGATGCATCTAGTGTGTACCTCTCACAGCCCCCCAGCCTCGCCCATGCCTCGGAGCCCTTTCATGGCCAGCTCCTCTGCTTCTGACTCCAGC AGTTCAGACAGCGCAGGCTCTGCCTCCCCTGCCTCCACACCAAATCAGGACAGTCAGccagcctcttcctcctcctcctcttctctcccagGAAGTTATGATGGCCTGAGGTATCGTGGTGGCTTCCCCAACAACCCTCAGAGCCCCTCTGGTGTCCCTCAGTG GCCAGATGGAGCCCAGGTCCCTTTACAAGGCGGCCTCCCTGCCAACATGCCCCCCCACCCCATGTACATGCCCATGCAGATGCTGTGGTGGCAGCAGAT TCAAGCAGCAGTAGCCGCCTCTCAGCCTCCTAGcgcctctcctccttcctctccctcctcctcgcCCCATCAACCTGCCCAGCCCAATGAAGCCGTGCAGCCCCCGCTGGGTCCCAACCCGGACCCCAACCCTTTACCAGAGAATCAGCCGGCCAATCCCAACATCCAGATGAACGCGCAGGGCGGGGCAGTGTTAAACGACGACGAGCTGAACCGCGATTGGCTGGACTGGTTGTACACAGTGTCTCGCGCCGGCGTCCTGCTCAGCATCGTTTACTTCTACTCCTCTTTTAGCCGCTTCGTCATGGTGATCGGTGCCATGCTGCTTGTCTACCT GCATCAGGCTGGTTGGTTCCCCTTCAGGGCGGAGCAGCAGAACCttagaggaggagacagggccAGGGCTCCTCAGGAGGAAGCGGAGAGACACCAGGACATACAGGAAATG GAACGTCTGATGGATGAGGGGGTGGAGGACGATGACAGCGGTgaggaaggaggtggaggacCACCTGAGGACCAGgcccaggctgctgctgctctacCTGAGCCAAGCTTCCTTACCACCATGTGGTCCTTCATcagcaccttcttcacctcgcTCATCCCAGAGGGACGGCCCCACCCGGCCAACTAG
- the herpud2 gene encoding homocysteine-responsive endoplasmic reticulum-resident ubiquitin-like domain member 2 protein isoform X2, translating to MDSGALDSPVTLVIKAPNQKYEDQTINCFLNWTVERLKSHISKVYPSKPLSKDQRLVYSGRLLQDHLQLRDVLRKDEYHMMHLVCTSHSPPASPMPRSPFMASSSASDSSSSDSAGSASPASTPNQDSQPASSSSSSSLPGSYDGLRYRGGFPNNPQSPSGVPQWPDGAQVPLQGGLPANMPPHPMYMPMQMLWWQQMYARHYYMQYQAAVAASQPPSASPPSSPSSSPHQPAQPNEAVQPPLGPNPDPNPLPENQPANPNIQMNAQGGAVLNDDELNRDWLDWLYTVSRAGVLLSIVYFYSSFSRFVMVIGAMLLVYLHQAGWFPFRAEQQNLRGGDRARAPQEEAERHQDIQEMERLMDEGVEDDDSGEEGGGGPPEDQAQAAAALPEPSFLTTMWSFISTFFTSLIPEGRPHPAN from the exons ATGGACTCTGGGGCACTTGATAGTCCTGTAACCCTGGTCATTAAGGCACCCAACCAGAAGTATGAAGACCAGACCATTAACTGCTTCCTCAACTGGACCGTGGAGAGACTGAAGAGTCACATCTCCAAAGTGTACCCCAGCAAGCCG CTGTCCAAAGACCAGAGGCTGGTGTACTCAGGAAGGCTCCTTCAAGACCACCTACAGCTCAGAGATGTGCTTAGAAAG GATGAATACCACATGATGCATCTAGTGTGTACCTCTCACAGCCCCCCAGCCTCGCCCATGCCTCGGAGCCCTTTCATGGCCAGCTCCTCTGCTTCTGACTCCAGC AGTTCAGACAGCGCAGGCTCTGCCTCCCCTGCCTCCACACCAAATCAGGACAGTCAGccagcctcttcctcctcctcctcttctctcccagGAAGTTATGATGGCCTGAGGTATCGTGGTGGCTTCCCCAACAACCCTCAGAGCCCCTCTGGTGTCCCTCAGTG GCCAGATGGAGCCCAGGTCCCTTTACAAGGCGGCCTCCCTGCCAACATGCCCCCCCACCCCATGTACATGCCCATGCAGATGCTGTGGTGGCAGCAGATGTACGCACGCCACTACTATATGCAATA TCAAGCAGCAGTAGCCGCCTCTCAGCCTCCTAGcgcctctcctccttcctctccctcctcctcgcCCCATCAACCTGCCCAGCCCAATGAAGCCGTGCAGCCCCCGCTGGGTCCCAACCCGGACCCCAACCCTTTACCAGAGAATCAGCCGGCCAATCCCAACATCCAGATGAACGCGCAGGGCGGGGCAGTGTTAAACGACGACGAGCTGAACCGCGATTGGCTGGACTGGTTGTACACAGTGTCTCGCGCCGGCGTCCTGCTCAGCATCGTTTACTTCTACTCCTCTTTTAGCCGCTTCGTCATGGTGATCGGTGCCATGCTGCTTGTCTACCT GCATCAGGCTGGTTGGTTCCCCTTCAGGGCGGAGCAGCAGAACCttagaggaggagacagggccAGGGCTCCTCAGGAGGAAGCGGAGAGACACCAGGACATACAGGAAATG GAACGTCTGATGGATGAGGGGGTGGAGGACGATGACAGCGGTgaggaaggaggtggaggacCACCTGAGGACCAGgcccaggctgctgctgctctacCTGAGCCAAGCTTCCTTACCACCATGTGGTCCTTCATcagcaccttcttcacctcgcTCATCCCAGAGGGACGGCCCCACCCGGCCAACTAG
- the herpud2 gene encoding homocysteine-responsive endoplasmic reticulum-resident ubiquitin-like domain member 2 protein isoform X1, translating into MDSGALDSPVTLVIKAPNQKYEDQTINCFLNWTVERLKSHISKVYPSKPLSKDQRLVYSGRLLQDHLQLRDVLRKQDEYHMMHLVCTSHSPPASPMPRSPFMASSSASDSSSSDSAGSASPASTPNQDSQPASSSSSSSLPGSYDGLRYRGGFPNNPQSPSGVPQWPDGAQVPLQGGLPANMPPHPMYMPMQMLWWQQMYARHYYMQYQAAVAASQPPSASPPSSPSSSPHQPAQPNEAVQPPLGPNPDPNPLPENQPANPNIQMNAQGGAVLNDDELNRDWLDWLYTVSRAGVLLSIVYFYSSFSRFVMVIGAMLLVYLHQAGWFPFRAEQQNLRGGDRARAPQEEAERHQDIQEMERLMDEGVEDDDSGEEGGGGPPEDQAQAAAALPEPSFLTTMWSFISTFFTSLIPEGRPHPAN; encoded by the exons ATGGACTCTGGGGCACTTGATAGTCCTGTAACCCTGGTCATTAAGGCACCCAACCAGAAGTATGAAGACCAGACCATTAACTGCTTCCTCAACTGGACCGTGGAGAGACTGAAGAGTCACATCTCCAAAGTGTACCCCAGCAAGCCG CTGTCCAAAGACCAGAGGCTGGTGTACTCAGGAAGGCTCCTTCAAGACCACCTACAGCTCAGAGATGTGCTTAGAAAG CAGGATGAATACCACATGATGCATCTAGTGTGTACCTCTCACAGCCCCCCAGCCTCGCCCATGCCTCGGAGCCCTTTCATGGCCAGCTCCTCTGCTTCTGACTCCAGC AGTTCAGACAGCGCAGGCTCTGCCTCCCCTGCCTCCACACCAAATCAGGACAGTCAGccagcctcttcctcctcctcctcttctctcccagGAAGTTATGATGGCCTGAGGTATCGTGGTGGCTTCCCCAACAACCCTCAGAGCCCCTCTGGTGTCCCTCAGTG GCCAGATGGAGCCCAGGTCCCTTTACAAGGCGGCCTCCCTGCCAACATGCCCCCCCACCCCATGTACATGCCCATGCAGATGCTGTGGTGGCAGCAGATGTACGCACGCCACTACTATATGCAATA TCAAGCAGCAGTAGCCGCCTCTCAGCCTCCTAGcgcctctcctccttcctctccctcctcctcgcCCCATCAACCTGCCCAGCCCAATGAAGCCGTGCAGCCCCCGCTGGGTCCCAACCCGGACCCCAACCCTTTACCAGAGAATCAGCCGGCCAATCCCAACATCCAGATGAACGCGCAGGGCGGGGCAGTGTTAAACGACGACGAGCTGAACCGCGATTGGCTGGACTGGTTGTACACAGTGTCTCGCGCCGGCGTCCTGCTCAGCATCGTTTACTTCTACTCCTCTTTTAGCCGCTTCGTCATGGTGATCGGTGCCATGCTGCTTGTCTACCT GCATCAGGCTGGTTGGTTCCCCTTCAGGGCGGAGCAGCAGAACCttagaggaggagacagggccAGGGCTCCTCAGGAGGAAGCGGAGAGACACCAGGACATACAGGAAATG GAACGTCTGATGGATGAGGGGGTGGAGGACGATGACAGCGGTgaggaaggaggtggaggacCACCTGAGGACCAGgcccaggctgctgctgctctacCTGAGCCAAGCTTCCTTACCACCATGTGGTCCTTCATcagcaccttcttcacctcgcTCATCCCAGAGGGACGGCCCCACCCGGCCAACTAG
- the herpud2 gene encoding homocysteine-responsive endoplasmic reticulum-resident ubiquitin-like domain member 2 protein isoform X4 — MMHLVCTSHSPPASPMPRSPFMASSSASDSSSSDSAGSASPASTPNQDSQPASSSSSSSLPGSYDGLRYRGGFPNNPQSPSGVPQWPDGAQVPLQGGLPANMPPHPMYMPMQMLWWQQMYARHYYMQYQAAVAASQPPSASPPSSPSSSPHQPAQPNEAVQPPLGPNPDPNPLPENQPANPNIQMNAQGGAVLNDDELNRDWLDWLYTVSRAGVLLSIVYFYSSFSRFVMVIGAMLLVYLHQAGWFPFRAEQQNLRGGDRARAPQEEAERHQDIQEMERLMDEGVEDDDSGEEGGGGPPEDQAQAAAALPEPSFLTTMWSFISTFFTSLIPEGRPHPAN; from the exons ATGATGCATCTAGTGTGTACCTCTCACAGCCCCCCAGCCTCGCCCATGCCTCGGAGCCCTTTCATGGCCAGCTCCTCTGCTTCTGACTCCAGC AGTTCAGACAGCGCAGGCTCTGCCTCCCCTGCCTCCACACCAAATCAGGACAGTCAGccagcctcttcctcctcctcctcttctctcccagGAAGTTATGATGGCCTGAGGTATCGTGGTGGCTTCCCCAACAACCCTCAGAGCCCCTCTGGTGTCCCTCAGTG GCCAGATGGAGCCCAGGTCCCTTTACAAGGCGGCCTCCCTGCCAACATGCCCCCCCACCCCATGTACATGCCCATGCAGATGCTGTGGTGGCAGCAGATGTACGCACGCCACTACTATATGCAATA TCAAGCAGCAGTAGCCGCCTCTCAGCCTCCTAGcgcctctcctccttcctctccctcctcctcgcCCCATCAACCTGCCCAGCCCAATGAAGCCGTGCAGCCCCCGCTGGGTCCCAACCCGGACCCCAACCCTTTACCAGAGAATCAGCCGGCCAATCCCAACATCCAGATGAACGCGCAGGGCGGGGCAGTGTTAAACGACGACGAGCTGAACCGCGATTGGCTGGACTGGTTGTACACAGTGTCTCGCGCCGGCGTCCTGCTCAGCATCGTTTACTTCTACTCCTCTTTTAGCCGCTTCGTCATGGTGATCGGTGCCATGCTGCTTGTCTACCT GCATCAGGCTGGTTGGTTCCCCTTCAGGGCGGAGCAGCAGAACCttagaggaggagacagggccAGGGCTCCTCAGGAGGAAGCGGAGAGACACCAGGACATACAGGAAATG GAACGTCTGATGGATGAGGGGGTGGAGGACGATGACAGCGGTgaggaaggaggtggaggacCACCTGAGGACCAGgcccaggctgctgctgctctacCTGAGCCAAGCTTCCTTACCACCATGTGGTCCTTCATcagcaccttcttcacctcgcTCATCCCAGAGGGACGGCCCCACCCGGCCAACTAG
- the pkdc gene encoding uncharacterized protein pkdc — translation MKQEHQDLILQACGASSLRVGAKIQTLWSGYGEIVRLHLEGCDRPSVVVKHVKFPEEAEHPGGWNTDRSHRRKVRSYQVETYWYQNYSTNQSCRIPACLAVSSHGDEMLIMLEDLDVAGYDQRRTSIKDREIKACLSWLAHFHALFLSVAPEGLWPVGTYWHLETRPDELEAMDDAKVKAAAGDIDRILNECHFKTIVHGDAKLPNFCFSQSGQDVAAVDFQYVGGGCGMKDVAYFLGSCMEEKECEKRVPSLLDYYFTELKLSVKKDVDFAALEKEWREMFAFAWTDFHRFLLGWMPGHWKINRYSKQLTKEVLRKLKL, via the exons ATGAAACAGGAGCACCAGGATCTCATCCTGCAGGCGTGTGGTGCTTCATCTCTGCGTGTTGGTGCAAAGATCCAGACACTGTGGAGCGGTTATGGGGAGATAGTCAGGCTGCACCTGGAGGGCTGCGACCGGCCCTCTGTGGTCGTCAAACACGTCAAGTTTCCAGAGGAGGCCGAGCACCCTGGCGGCTGGAACACAGATCGCTCCCACAGACGTAAAGTGAGATCCTACCAGGTGGAGACATACTGGTACCAGAACTATTCCACCAATCAGAGCTGTCGGATCCCGGCCTGCCTGGCTGTCTCTTCCCATGGAGACGAGATGCTGATCATGCTGGAGGATCTGGATGTGGCTGGTTATGATCAGAGAAG gACCAGCATTAAGGACAGAGAAATAAAGGCTTGCCTCAGCTGGCTTGCCCACTTCCATGCTCTCTTCCTGAGTGTGGCACCGGAGGGCCTGTGGCCTGTCGGTACCTACTGGCACCTGGAGACCCGGCCAGACGAGTTGGAGGCCATGGATGACGCCAAGGTCAAAGCAGCAGCCGGTGACATTGACAGGATACTCAACGAATGTCACTTCAAGACCATTGTTCACGGAGACGCCAAGTTACCCAACTTCTGTTTTTCCCAGAGCGGACAGGATGTGGCAGCTGTGGACTTTCAGTATGTTGGTGGAGGCTGTGGTATGAAAGATGTTGCGTATTTTTTAGGAAGCTGCATGGAGGAGAAGGAATGTGAAAAGAGAGTACCAAGCCTACTGGACTACTATTTTACAGAATTAAAGCTATCTGTGAAAAAAGATGTGGACTTTGCTGCCCTTGAGAAAGAATGGAGGGAGATGTTTGCGTTTGCCTGGACAGATTTTCATCGTTTTCTGCTGGGATGGATGCCTGGACACTGGAAGATCAACCGGTACAGTAAACAGTTGACCAAGGAGGTTCTGCgcaaactgaaactgtaa